TGGAATAATGCTGACGACATTGTGAATACGGAGGATATGTTTGAGATCATGGGAAATACCGTGGTGCAATTCGATACAATGCGCTACCTTAAAAACCGGCTCTTCGATATGCTGATAAACGACTGGGACCGGCATAGCGGACAGTGGGAATGGGAAGTGCATGAGGGGGAGGATACAACGCTGCTGGTGCCGATACCCAAAGACCGTGATGTGGCCTTTTTCGTCTTTAATGAAGGCTTCATGAATAAACTTGCACTTCTCTTTACCAATCGCCTTCCATCCTTCAGGCCACAATACGGAAATCTGAAGGCCAGGATCAATAGGGAATTAGATCCGATGATCCTGAAAAAAGTCCCGGTTTCGAAGTTTATACAAACGGCCAAAGAATTACAGGCGGCTATGACGGACGAGATCATCCACGAGGCCTTTCTTGAATATCCTGATGCTGTGTACGAAATGTTCGGAGAGCAGCACCAGGCCGTGTTAAAAGCGCGCCTGGAAAAACTGACCAGGGAAGCCGAAATATTTCACGGAAGGCTGCAGAAAATGTAGCGCAAGGCAACCCAGAAGTACCGGATTCAGGTAACCATAAAAAACACCACCGGCAACTTGCACAGTAAAATCCTGTGCAAGACAGCCGGTGGCTGGAGAAATGGTTGACAATTTTAAAAAAGCAGCCACTTCCCAAGAGGGTCAGGAAGTGCGCTGCTTCGAGAAAGGAAAAAAAACGGGGGGTACTAAATCACATTCATCAGCCGTGCATTCCAGTACCAATCCATGGTGCTGGCGATATTCAGCTTCTGAATAATATTTCTTCGATGGGTATCAACCGTATGTTTTGAAAGACTTATTTCTTCTGAAATTTTTTGACTGGTCTTGCCTTTAGCCACTAATCTCAGTATCTCCAGTTCACGGGGTGTGAGATTTTCATCTCTCGGTTCCTGTGCTTTAATACTATCGTCATACTCCTGAAAAGATTTCATGGCATTCTTAGAAATTGAATCCATAACATTCTCTGATTCAAGGGATGACATGTGAACCAGTTGCAGTTTACTGAAAACGTGGTCTGGGTCAAGAGGGGCGTAGTTGGTAGTACTCTTTTTCATAACAGTTGATGGTGATTGATTTCGGGTGTAAAAGTAGCCCCACCCCTTTCCCGGTTTTATCCCCTGATTCCACCATATCGTCTCCCTGAAAACAGTGAATCAGTAGACAGTGAAGAGTTAATCAGTGAGGGGTGAACGGTTAGCAGTGCATCTGTGAGCCGTGAAGAGCAAGTAGTCTGGGGTCGTTGAAAATGCAAATCCTGAAGGGATGCCAGGATTATAGAAACGGGAAATAAAAAAACCTAAAAACCCCAAAGGGTGTAATGAATTAAATCGCTACAAATACTTGTGCTTTGAGGACTTGTTCACACGGCATGGCTAAAAAGCATAAGCCAGCAGAAAACTTTGAGCAACTTTCTATTAAAATACCAGCAGGAACCTTTTTAAATTTAAATAACAATAAAAGCTAAACCTGAATTTTGTTTTTATATTTCCTTTAATTTCTAACTAATATAAAAACGTTAATTCAAAAATATTAAATTATATATCTCAGCGAATTTTAATGGCGCAACTGATGGCAGTAAAAAGATATTTACCGTTGCAATAATTTTTTCCTGAGGCTATGAAATTAATCCTTGCGCCTCCGGGCTTGCTCTTTTTCACGAAACTCTTCCTCCTCGTGGGAGCGTTCATTAACTTCATCGTCCGGGGCTGATTCTTTTTTGAATTCCTTCATCCCTCTCCCAATGCCCCGCATCAACTCAGGAATTTTCCTGCCGCCAAACAGGAGAAGAATAATGACCACAATGAGGATCCATTCAAATCCTCCAGGCATTCCTAAAAATAAGATAATCATAATGCGAAATTACGTTTTGTGAAATTAACGGGGTTCCAGCAACTGAATGGCCTTTTTGCTCTCTCCACGGCTGGAATTCCGGAATTCATAGTAATGGCTGATTTTATCGCCCTCTGTCACAAAGGCTTCAACGGGCAGACCATCTCTCCCGTATTTTATCGTTACGTGCCTGCCATTCCGGTGTTCATGGCGCAACTCTTCTCTCATGCGGTTTCCATCATATTTAAAAAAGGCGGAAGAAAGTGTATCCGCACCTGCAATAAATACCACCCGCTCCAGCAGGCCCGGTTGTTTGTACTGATATATTCTGGTTGCCAATTCATTACCATCCGTATCACGATACACCTGCCGCGATAAAAGGCCGTTGTAGCTCAACACATTTTCCAGCAGTATATTTTGCACACAGCCTTTTACCGTAAGTACCACCTTCCTGTAATCCGGGGAGCCATCATATTTATAGGTTATCACCTCTCGGTTACCAGCCGTTTCTGCTGTATCACAATTTTCTTCAAACAGCATCCAGGTCTCATCAAAGGGTGATGAAAAGGAAGCGGGAGCGAATTCCTCCTGCACCAGGTGCCCCTCGTCATCGAACCATCGCTGATATATCTCGCGGTTATTTTCGATCACAGTCTGCGATGCTACGTTCTGCGCTACAATGCGCTCCTGCTCCGTCATCTGTACACCATTTTTATCTTCATTTCTGCATCCGGCCATCACCACTAGAAGCAAGAGCAAATATTT
This sequence is a window from Bacteroidia bacterium. Protein-coding genes within it:
- a CDS encoding LuxR C-terminal-related transcriptional regulator — its product is MKKSTTNYAPLDPDHVFSKLQLVHMSSLESENVMDSISKNAMKSFQEYDDSIKAQEPRDENLTPRELEILRLVAKGKTSQKISEEISLSKHTVDTHRRNIIQKLNIASTMDWYWNARLMNVI
- the tatA gene encoding twin-arginine translocase TatA/TatE family subunit; its protein translation is MIILFLGMPGGFEWILIVVIILLLFGGRKIPELMRGIGRGMKEFKKESAPDDEVNERSHEEEEFREKEQARRRKD